The Branchiostoma floridae strain S238N-H82 chromosome 3, Bfl_VNyyK, whole genome shotgun sequence genomic sequence CCGAAGAGAACCAAGGCCACGCGCAAAGCATCGTGGTTGTTGCGACTAGAGTCACTAGTTGAGTGCAACCTTACTTAGAACTACTCTGGTGTACAATATCAGATCCGTCACCGAACTTACACAGAAACTAAGAAGATAATAAAGTTCCTGTAAGTAGGTTACTACAACTTTATAACTAAGTGACAGCGCACAGGAACTGGTATCAAACGTTCATAGCACAACCACTGGATTAAAGGTGGCGTGTTAATGTATAAACGCTTCACTGTTACAGCGACACAGTGCATATGGTAGAACAATAGTCAGTATTTccccgaggaaggtgacagacggtcactgaaacgttctgcttgtgtcatcatcatcatcatctggtgtaCACAGTCATTGAACTTTGCTATTCACCCTTAGATATTTTACCTCCCTTCCCTACAAGCGGCAGGGACAGGTGTCATCCATGGAAGCATCAGCCTGATGACGTAGTCTCCCACATCAGTCGGCAGCCACGTCAGCGGCATCGCGACCCATCGCGCTCCCCAGGCTACCTCGTACCGACTTCTGGGGCGGGCAGCACACAGCGCATGctccattgccatggcaacgatgGTGGGGTCTTTGTAACTGCCATCGCTGTATCCTTTAAGAACTGTGGTAAGACATATTTAGTGAAaacaaggagctccttggtgaAAATGATTATCATATTTAGCACAATGTCAAGTTGACGTGGTTACGCTCTAAAGCGTAGTAAGCTGACATGGTCgtgtaacacatgtacaacttATATACAACTTATATTTGTTTTGTTAGAGAATTTCGTGTCCAAGAGCGTAAAGGGACGTCACTGTTTGAGAAAAAGCCATTTTACGGTGATTAATGATCGAAACTGATTTACCTACAATACATCTCCATTAGTATGGCGGAGTACCCCCTAGCGTGAATGGACAGAACTTCACATTTTCATGATATGGTCGCACCTGGGCAATCACTGCCCCATCACCACAGTGGCGAGGAGTCGAACCCCAACACAGGTACCGGTacgaatgaaaaacaaaaaaaaatggaagatCTCATAGTTCCTTAAAATAATTAGAGTGTTTGTAATTTTCTTCATGCAGAGCCGAAAATCCTTAATACTTACTTTCGTCCACATAGTCCTTCCCATACTCCGCCTTCATATCCGACGACAGGGACTCCCACATGCGCTGCAAACTCCTCCTAACGTTCTCCTCCTGCACAATCGATGTGCTAAATTTTTCGGGTTCAATGATGTGCACGCTGATCCCAAAACACCTCATGCCCCGTCTGTGTAATGTGGAAATACGGACAATATTAGCCAAATGAATATGTCCATAATACGCGTGTTTACTGATTGAGCGTCGTAtgagcaggtcaaaggtcattacCTCTGACGTGTCAACAGTTCTTGTGTTGACCATGCTTACTATatatgttctgaagtgatttgTTGATATCTCAGGGCCTTCAACTGTGATATGTTACCTACGTATACAAATCATCAAACTGTGTATGCGCAGTTAGACCCGTGATGCATGGGTCAAGTAGATAGGAAGGGACAAGTTACAACCACTCTGTTATTGTATAGTTCTTGAAAAAAATAGCTTCCCAACAAAGATTATCAGCACGGGCGAGAAGAGGAATTGAATGCGACCATCGTCAACCAGCAGTGAAGGCAAGTAAGCAGTATTTCATGTAAATCAACGATGAAATCACAACATATGGAAAACGTCACGCATCATGAAATTTCATTGAATAAAAAGGACTTCGACGACTACAGTTGAagcaacagtacatgtatgtatgataacACTCAACCCGAATATCCGTTGGCCCAACGGTATATGCATATACAATCAAAACAATCACAAACGAACACACACCTGAGGGCGTCGGAAAAGGCTTCCACGCCATATTTGGATACAGAATATGGAGTGGAGGACGGGGCTGCTAGCCTCCCGCCAACACTGGAGACGTTAACGACGCGACCATGTGTCTTCTTCAACAACGGCAGGAAGGTTCTGGTGACGTCAATCATCCCAAGAAGGTTGACATTCAAAACTGCCTTTGAGaaagttaagaaaaaaatagaaatagttATTTGATAGTAAATACGGACAGGTCGAGTCGTTTCATTCTAATTTATGTCAGGAGAAATTGTTAAGGAGATGACATAATTTGAGGGGTGAACATTACAAGCTATTGATAACTAGCTATTAACTACTACATGTAATGATGAAGCTATTCATACTAATACGTTACATCAAGAGATTTAGCATTGTATGTAACATCTACTCAAAGGGTCATGCATCCTGTAAGTGACATGATACCACCACATCAAAAACCATTGTTAACTGCGATGCCTTATCAAGACTATCTTGAAAACCTAGATATCTGAGGTGTATTTTCCCCAGGCCGTTACTGATGCTGAATTGGTATATCTCTTTGAATCACTTTAGATCTATGTATTTTTTCTTATGCGGGTGTATTATGGCATcgggtggaattatgagagacAATGTACAAGATAATTTGTCCACAAACGATTGTATTCAGACCAGTcctatttttttaaagaaatgctGTGACTGTGGTCATCCCAGCCGtgtgttattattattgttttgtgtcctatatatatgtatttatgaCCTTAGAAAAATGTCAGAATATACATGGCTATGGTTTACCTGGTAATCGGCTATGGAAGGCCACTCAACGCTTCCTAATGGTCCAAAGATCCCAGCATTGTTCACCAAACCCCAAAGTCCTGAAAGCGATAATACGATCTTGGGTATGTATGGTGCGCGCCAAGTGTATATCGTTCTACAATCTGACCAATCTATTTTGCAAATAACTTGATCAGATCATGTATGTAGGTTGTAAAGGAAGTATTTTGTATTGACATACAATATCTTAGTCATAGATAAATTTACAAAACAGAAATCATGATTAACAAGACACAGACAACTCCGACTAAAGACCCACATACCTTTGCTCCCCACACTATTCGTCACCACCAGGAAGGCCTGCTGCACGCTGTCTGAGCTGCTGACGTCCATCCGGATCGGCTGCAGCCGTTCGGAGCAGGACTGCCGTAACTCTGCCACGCCGGCCTCGGTCAGACAGCCCGCGAACACCCGCAGGCCGAGCTGGTCCAGCCGCCTGGCCAGGAGGTTCCCGAAGCCGGAGTCACATCCCGTGATAAGGACTGTTTTATCTACAAGCTGGGGACGATAACATTATTCTCGTAGGATGGTTATATGACGTCAAGGATGTGCATGCAATGTGCTTGCACGTAATTTCACCCTCGACATATTTGATCGGAATTATAAGTCTAAACGTCAAAGCTATAAGATTTCTCGTGTACAATACATGTGTGTAATAATGCAataataatgtgatagcacatACTATTCAAATTTACCTAACaactttttattattattaactaTCCAGCATGGTGACCTATGCctacgtcatagtcacgtgggTGAGAACATTTAGAGACAGTCGCCATCATGTTTATATGGGTGTAGATGCAAGATAGTAGATTCAGATGTTATTTTCCAATGATACAGCGTGAACTCAGTACATTGATAAAATTGATACTGCCTGAATTCCATCATTAATTAACTACAAGCCTTGTTGACATCCGCACTCAggtaataaaatgtaatgaaataCATACAAGAGACCGTAGGTCACATACTCCGTGGCACATTATTGGCTTTTATATTGGGCTATGATGCCGTTATGGTGACCAGTCATTTGGAACGTGCAGACAAGGAGCCGTTGGTGATCAATGAGATATTGGTTTTTGATGGATGTACAATGGCAATCGCTTCTGTATCCCACCAGATGGCATACGTTAACTCTATTtaataatatcaataatattAAGTCAATTTTTCAATACAAAGGCAGAACCGGTGTTCTTCACATGCCCCTCATGTACACTTTTTCTACCGGTGAAAATCATCCGTTCTACCCTAAATTTATTTTCTGGGACACTCCTGGAGGTGTGTCTCTTTGCCTCCCGCAATGTAACTGTGGTGTCCCTGAACCAAATGTCACACATGACCTTTGTACGTAGGTACCTACAAATAGACATTAATCACTCTAATTATTGTTATCTTGCCCGTCTTTGTGAAATGATCCACATATTTAACGTTCCAGCAAATCAGGTAGTCAAACATGCCATACAAACACTTGccataaccccccccccccccccccacacacacacacacacaaaaaacccCAGAACGTTGGGAGGACCAATCAGACACCGGCATACAAAATTCCCGTTCATTTCAAAGGACTACAGATTATCAACGTACCCTTGGAAGCATTTCTCTCTCCCGCCACCACGTCCAGACGGTGTACACACCCCACACAACAGCCAACACTCCCAGCACTGTTAGTGCCACCATATTCCAATTCACCACTCTCTTAACCTTTATTTACAATTAGCAGCCACGTGATCCCAAAGGAAAGTCACAACAGCATAAAACTATGCTGTTCCAAACTTTCCATAGTCGTTTAATAACATACTGGCATTAGTTGTAGCAGGAATAATTGAAAACTAGTAAATAAGAATGACTTTGTTATATTTCTATGCCAGGGGTACCTTAGTTATGGCACATATTGACCTTTTCCATCTTTTATTGGTGACTTATTACTCGACTCGACGACCAGGATAAACGTAACGCTGGAAGGTACGTTGATGGTTGGAGTTCCGCAAAATATCGTTAGGAAGCGCTGCTGCTTATTTACAGCGATTGTTATCTCcattaaaaatggaggtattgtctCTGATGTGTTTGTGCGTCTGTGTgagtgtttctggatatttgtggtcagcattaCTTAACAAATTCTGGATGGATCGTGATGATATTTTGCAtgtgggaagacaaaggtcaaggtccaATTTGGTCCCCAGGTGAGTGACATTGGGGAGGTCTTGAATGCGTGACAGAGGCTAAGGCAAGATGAAACTCTCAAGATTTTGCATACCCAACACGTTGACTGTGAATATCTTAAGCTTCAACCACCCCCATTTTAACGTCTTAGATGAAGAAAGTCTAAATACACAAGATTGTTGACACCTTCGTAGTGAAGCGTCACGGAGTATGATCCTTTGCAGTAAGGTATTTGCGTCCCGGCGACACGGACATGGTTGTTCGGCTAGCTCCAACACAAACCAGCTACTGCTTGTCACATTCGCCTGGCTAAACACAGACGTGTGGCGAAAATCACTACATCACAGTGAAGTGGAGATTTTATTTCCCTCTCGATGGTCAGAATCGCCTTTAGAGTTTTGATGGACGAGAGTTAAAATGGCGGAGCGTTCTCTTGACCAGGGGCCTGTTGATAACGACGGGGGAGGCAAGACGACAGAGAGGCCGGAAACTAAAGAGGAAGGTAATAACGGCAAACATATTATCAACTTAATGAATACTTTTTGTTGCCATTTTGTACAAATGCCTACTTCGAACCCATTAATTTCGAACGTGAACGTCAAATACTGACAAACGTTTTAAAATAGATATCGTGCAGCAGTGCAAAAATACATTCGAACCTGTACTGGAGATAAACGCTGCATTGTGGTTCCGATGTACTATGGTCCTTGGCTTTTCCCTTCCTTTCACTCACACAGTCTCTATAGTGACGTGTCTACTGTGACCAATGCCTTGGTATGGCTACCatagacaagtttgactgtacttaagTATGATATAGTATATAACGTGAACCGAATTCGAAAGACTTTGATTATAAAAGAAAGAATCGTAGGTTATACTCGAAAGACAAAGTAGCCATGCTATANNNNNNNNNNNNNNNNNNNNNNNNNNNNNNNNNNNNNNNNNNNNNNNNNNNNNNNNNNNNNNNNNNNNNNNNNNNNNNNNNNNNNNNNNNNNNNNNNNNNNNNNNNNNNNNNNNNNNNNNNNNNNNNNNNNNNNNNNNNNNNNNNNNNNNNNNNNNNNNNNNNNNNNNNNNNNNNNNNNNNNNNNNNNNNNNNNNNNNNNNNNNNNNNNNNNNNNNNNNNNNNNNNNNNNNNNNNNNNNNNNNNNNNNNNNNNNNNNNNNNNNNNN encodes the following:
- the LOC118412173 gene encoding retinol dehydrogenase 16-like, whose translation is MVALTVLGVLAVVWGVYTVWTWWREREMLPRLVDKTVLITGCDSGFGNLLARRLDQLGLRVFAGCLTEAGVAELRQSCSERLQPIRMDVSSSDSVQQAFLVVTNSVGSKGLWGLVNNAGIFGPLGSVEWPSIADYQAVLNVNLLGMIDVTRTFLPLLKKTHGRVVNVSSVGGRLAAPSSTPYSVSKYGVEAFSDALRRGMRCFGISVHIIEPEKFSTSIVQEENVRRSLQRMWESLSSDMKAEYGKDYVDEILKGYSDGSYKDPTIVAMAMEHALCAARPRSRYEVAWGARWVAMPLTWLPTDVGDYVIRLMLPWMTPVPAACREGR